A part of Plasmodium coatneyi strain Hackeri chromosome 8, complete sequence genomic DNA contains:
- a CDS encoding Eukaryotic translation initiation factor 3 subunit D, whose amino-acid sequence MSTFKLIGVANNRTWGPDSKNEDLVNQCMGELKKYQFEPSMKFEKIGKICDFTSSSYQKNVKDANKNSNEGNALEDEQQFQTVDLRAGQKQKGPMYNKKKIMNKQTTQAFAQKQEEENNLYSSRIKTAEQKKQKLLQQAKTARMNARHRIFTEWSIEPTPVWTVECEVMFNELPKKLIKMENFQMQDIYFRGRLLYYDKKFENINVKNPPGLVNQNKDNNYLVCKTMDDQSLMEILHEEDKRSLADGMGNNNLIVVSTDQILSCLMSAAQSKYSWHLLITKEGNKIIIDKDEDSIVDLLTVNENSIDAPTQDNENKINSLQSLGFEAIKINQRFRKQVLLKNEQAEQFDDASFTAKNCKNLDVLYRYRKITIPPIVHGSSKKNCTLITRGEIHSKLKGTTNSYVYVCALNEYDIKSHKNWRSQIENQKGALLANEIRNNTSKLQKFICQALISGCEDIKLGFISRKNANDAENHNILSIQSHKTKDLSTQIGLKYENIWGILRYIVDIISEKPDGKYVILKDPLKALLRLYCTHDDENN is encoded by the coding sequence ATGTCCACCTTTAAACTAATCGGAGTGGCGAACAACAGGACGTGGGGTCCTGACTCAAAGAATGAAGACCTGGTGAATCAGTGCATGGGggaattgaaaaagtacCAATTTGAGCCATCCatgaaatttgaaaaaataggaaaaatatgtGACTTCACCAGTAGCAGTTAtcagaaaaatgtgaaggatgCGAACAAAAATTCAAACGAAGGAAATGCATTGGAAGACGAGCAACAATTCCAAACCGTTGACTTACGGGCAGGACAGAAACAAAAAGGACCCATGTacaataagaagaaaattatgaacaaacaaacgaCACAAGCATTTGCACAAaagcaagaagaagaaaataatctCTACAGTAGCAGAATCAAAACCGCtgaacagaaaaagcaaaaattacTTCAACAAGCAAAAACAGCTCGAATGAATGCTAGACATAGAATCTTCACCGAGTGGAGTATCGAACCTACTCCCGTATGGACAGTGGAATGTGAAGTCATGTTTAACgaattgccaaaaaaattaataaaaatggaaaactttCAAATGCAAGATATTTATTTCAGAGGCAGATTATTATACTATGATaagaaatttgaaaatattaatgTGAAGAATCCTCCAGGACTTGTAAACCAAAACAAGGACAATAATTACTTAGTGTGCAAAACTATGGATGATCAGTCTTTGATGGAAATTCTGCATGAAGAAGATAAAAGAAGCCTAGCAGATGGCATGGGTAATAACAACCTAATAGTCGTTTCGACGGATCAGATACTTTCCTGTCTCATGTCTGCGGCGCAGTCCAAATATTCATGGCATTTATTAATAACCAAagagggaaataaaattattattgaCAAGGATGAAGATTCCATTGTAGATTTACTAACCGTTAATGAGAATTCTATCGACGCTCCTACACAGGacaatgaaaataaaataaatagctTACAGTCCCTCGGATTTGAAGCCATAAAAATTAACCAGCGCTTTAGGAAGCAGGTTCTTctgaaaaatgaacaggCGGAACAGTTTGACGATGCTTCCTTTACTGccaaaaattgcaaaaatttgGACGTCCTTTATAGGTATAGAAAAATTACTATCCCTCCTATAGTTCATGGATCTTCCAAAAAGAATTGCACTCTTATCACCAGAGGGGAAATTCACTCCAAGCTGAAGGGAACAACAAACTCCTATGTCTACGTCTGTGCtctaaatgaatatgatATTAAGAGCCATAAAAACTGGAGGTCCCAAATTGAGAACCAAAAGGGAGCTCTTCTTGCCAATGAAATTAGAAACAATACCTCCAAGTTGCAAAAATTTATTTGTCAAGCTTTGATTAGTGGATGTGAGGACATCAAGTTAGGTTTCATTTCTAGGAAAAATGCCAACGATGCAGAAAACCATAATATCCTCTCTATTCAGTCTCATAAGACGAAAGATCTATCCACCCAAATTGGCTTGAAGTATGAAAATATCTGGGGTATCCTCAGGTACATTGTGGACATTATTTCTGAGAAGCCGGATGGAAAATACGTCATTTTGAAGGACCCCCTCAAGGCCCTCCTGCGATTGTACTGCACGCACGACGATGAGAATAATTAG